In Corynebacterium occultum, a single genomic region encodes these proteins:
- the mobF gene encoding MobF family relaxase — MMSVRVINAGDGYAYLLDSVAAHDDTSSAGTSLSDYYQATGTPPGRWFGHGITGLGATTIGTGVVVGEVQMAALYGEGLHPDADHQMLHEGATIKDVQLGRRFPLYTQGVPVLGAIKQAEAQFLSAHQRRPTTKERTALGLEVARPHYETAHGVTTSSPREVLAWLNEEKNKVKQATSGVDLTFSPQKSVSVLWALGDEETRQAIEEIHQETVTDCLSWIEDHVLFTRTGHRGERQLKARGMIAATFVHFDTRAGDPDLHTHCLISNKVQADPETPGMSRGDVDKWRSVDASHLLKNSALIGQRYQHLLTQRLNQRLGLEFRPRVTAEEKQPVWEVAGIDDGLIEQFSSRRTMARPVYESYAADYASTHGHAPSDRVRYRLWQQAILDTRDAKKPAQSLAEHRTRWAALADGQVLSAQRLAATAPARQVFPEAGTEAYQEAVAFLAHQATEDTRGRRAEFYQRHLTTSITMRLHQWRFTSEEVAEQARQDAVDWAREHLIVALTPPADESLPAALLREDGRVIDQDADSVMLTAKATLAEEARVLDAIDEPTAYLATHTSVTQALEKHAAESGLVLNQGQQLLVSHLTESGAQLTAGVGPAGTGKTAAMAVVASLWQAHDRQVIALAPSATAAQHLGADIGTEGHTLASLTYRWRGIIGNHPQSLDHLGVSLTPGDMLLVDEAGMATTADLAALVEIAQTSGAVVRLVGDPHQLDAVETGGLFRTLVKRDQSVELDQVMRMGADTDQAHAGLRLRHGDGAGLDLYHQRGWVHHGARVDMVAGAAQAHLADEQAGHTGILIASTRADVDTANHIIRDTRCERGLVDTEGPQVTLGTGHQAAAGDVILTRRNQTVGGQRVLNGQRFTITQVHADGSLVVTGEQRRRPLVLPGSYVAEHVQLGYAATVHRAQGVTVDITRAIVGPGTDRRGLYVAATRGKKQNHLYVTEDTRIDLESEDGHWHMSGEHHAPNYRDILKDIMARDDGHDSAHDLHRAELAHATSPERTKQLLATATGLLTTSWRRTQLEPEVRDLLDSLPATLTASVDEDQAVERIATSAVRLARHGINYRDLVGEATANLEGARDVAAVIAHRLDHYLPDTQPELAALPPRHIGHDVELYDWAHTLHAELAGDTARTLRPLDAPLPERGEIHDRDFRHTDLRGLELSGVKFIDCDFRGAAFDDTDFHQVTFKSCQLQGASFTSARFGVDDGPFRVSPLIHCDLDGADFRDAQLVRLSVTRCSLTNACFTGTILGGHFHSADFTGVDFTGAQVNAQVGVSDCVLDAHAPAALHQAQAETVADRERARQTRRNDDSAAQETYAAPTIHQQVFDHTPDGPEL, encoded by the coding sequence ATGATGTCGGTACGGGTGATCAACGCCGGAGACGGCTACGCCTACCTCCTGGACTCCGTCGCCGCCCACGACGACACCAGCAGTGCCGGCACCTCACTGTCGGACTACTACCAGGCCACCGGTACCCCACCAGGCCGGTGGTTCGGCCACGGCATCACCGGCCTGGGAGCCACCACCATTGGTACCGGGGTGGTGGTGGGTGAGGTGCAGATGGCCGCACTCTACGGCGAGGGCCTGCACCCCGATGCCGACCACCAGATGCTTCACGAGGGTGCCACGATCAAGGACGTCCAGTTGGGCAGGCGTTTTCCCCTCTACACCCAGGGCGTGCCCGTGCTGGGGGCGATCAAACAGGCCGAAGCGCAGTTTCTCAGCGCCCATCAGCGCCGACCCACCACGAAGGAACGCACCGCCCTCGGCCTGGAGGTTGCCCGCCCCCACTACGAGACAGCACACGGTGTGACCACCAGTTCCCCGCGGGAAGTACTCGCCTGGCTTAACGAGGAGAAAAACAAGGTCAAACAGGCCACCTCCGGGGTGGACCTGACGTTTTCCCCGCAGAAATCCGTCTCCGTGCTCTGGGCACTGGGCGATGAGGAGACACGTCAGGCGATTGAGGAGATCCACCAGGAGACGGTGACCGACTGTTTGTCCTGGATTGAGGACCACGTGTTGTTCACCCGCACCGGTCACCGCGGGGAACGACAGCTCAAGGCCCGGGGCATGATCGCGGCGACGTTCGTGCATTTTGACACCCGGGCCGGGGACCCGGACCTGCACACCCACTGTCTGATCTCGAATAAGGTCCAGGCTGATCCTGAGACACCCGGCATGAGCCGAGGGGACGTCGACAAGTGGCGCAGTGTGGATGCCTCCCACCTGTTGAAGAACTCCGCCCTCATCGGTCAGCGCTACCAACACCTGCTCACCCAGCGCCTTAACCAGCGCCTGGGACTGGAGTTTCGCCCGCGTGTCACTGCCGAGGAGAAACAACCGGTGTGGGAAGTAGCGGGTATCGATGATGGGCTCATCGAGCAGTTTTCTTCCCGTCGCACGATGGCCCGGCCGGTCTATGAGTCCTACGCCGCTGACTATGCGAGCACGCATGGGCATGCGCCGTCGGATCGGGTGCGCTACCGCTTGTGGCAACAAGCCATCCTGGATACCAGAGATGCGAAAAAACCCGCCCAATCCCTGGCCGAGCACCGCACGCGGTGGGCCGCGCTGGCCGACGGCCAGGTGCTCTCCGCGCAGCGGTTGGCAGCTACAGCCCCGGCCCGCCAGGTCTTCCCGGAAGCGGGCACCGAGGCCTACCAAGAAGCCGTCGCTTTCTTAGCTCATCAGGCGACCGAGGACACCCGTGGCAGACGCGCAGAGTTCTACCAGCGCCACCTGACAACGTCCATCACCATGCGCCTGCACCAGTGGCGCTTCACTAGCGAGGAGGTGGCCGAGCAGGCACGCCAGGACGCCGTGGACTGGGCGCGTGAGCATCTCATTGTGGCACTGACCCCACCAGCTGATGAGTCGTTGCCCGCAGCACTGCTCCGGGAGGACGGTCGGGTCATCGACCAGGATGCGGATTCCGTGATGCTCACCGCGAAAGCCACCCTGGCGGAGGAAGCACGGGTGCTGGACGCCATTGATGAGCCAACGGCGTATCTGGCCACCCACACGAGTGTCACCCAGGCCCTAGAAAAACATGCCGCGGAGTCCGGGTTGGTGCTCAACCAGGGCCAGCAACTGCTGGTCTCGCATCTCACGGAATCCGGGGCGCAGCTGACCGCCGGGGTGGGACCGGCCGGCACGGGTAAAACCGCCGCCATGGCCGTGGTCGCGAGTCTCTGGCAGGCGCATGACCGGCAGGTCATTGCCCTGGCACCCTCGGCCACCGCCGCCCAACACCTCGGTGCTGACATCGGTACCGAGGGCCATACGTTGGCGTCGTTGACCTACCGGTGGCGCGGGATCATCGGCAACCACCCACAAAGCCTCGACCACCTCGGAGTATCACTGACACCTGGGGACATGCTGCTGGTCGATGAAGCCGGCATGGCCACCACGGCTGATCTCGCAGCCCTGGTCGAGATCGCCCAGACGTCTGGTGCTGTGGTGCGTCTGGTCGGTGACCCCCACCAGCTGGACGCCGTGGAAACCGGCGGACTCTTCCGCACCCTGGTCAAACGCGACCAGTCCGTCGAACTCGACCAGGTCATGCGCATGGGCGCCGACACCGACCAAGCCCACGCCGGCCTGCGCTTACGCCACGGCGATGGTGCGGGCCTAGACCTCTACCACCAGCGGGGGTGGGTCCACCACGGGGCACGGGTCGACATGGTCGCGGGTGCCGCCCAGGCGCATCTGGCCGATGAGCAGGCCGGGCATACCGGGATTCTCATTGCCTCGACCCGTGCTGATGTGGACACCGCCAACCACATCATCCGGGATACCCGCTGTGAGCGCGGACTGGTGGATACCGAGGGACCGCAGGTGACCCTGGGCACCGGACACCAGGCAGCAGCAGGGGATGTGATCCTCACCCGCAGGAACCAGACTGTTGGGGGCCAACGCGTGCTCAACGGCCAGCGGTTTACCATCACCCAGGTCCACGCCGACGGCTCACTGGTCGTCACAGGAGAGCAACGCCGACGACCCCTGGTCCTACCGGGTTCTTATGTGGCTGAGCATGTTCAGCTGGGTTATGCCGCCACGGTGCACCGTGCTCAGGGGGTGACCGTGGATATCACCCGCGCGATTGTGGGACCCGGCACCGACCGCCGTGGCCTCTATGTCGCGGCCACCCGCGGTAAAAAGCAGAACCATCTCTATGTCACAGAAGACACCCGCATTGATCTGGAGTCGGAGGACGGCCACTGGCATATGTCCGGTGAACACCACGCCCCGAATTACCGCGACATCCTGAAAGACATTATGGCCAGGGATGACGGTCACGACAGTGCCCATGACCTGCACCGCGCAGAACTGGCCCACGCCACCAGCCCCGAGCGCACGAAGCAGCTACTGGCCACCGCCACCGGCCTGCTGACCACCTCGTGGCGACGCACCCAGCTCGAACCAGAGGTCCGCGACCTGCTGGACTCCCTGCCGGCCACGCTCACCGCATCCGTGGATGAAGACCAGGCTGTGGAACGCATTGCCACCTCGGCGGTGCGTCTGGCTCGTCACGGCATCAACTACCGCGACCTGGTTGGTGAGGCCACCGCCAACCTGGAGGGTGCCCGGGATGTCGCAGCGGTCATCGCCCACCGCCTGGACCACTACCTCCCGGACACACAACCGGAGCTTGCCGCCCTGCCGCCACGCCATATCGGCCACGACGTAGAACTCTACGACTGGGCGCACACCCTCCACGCGGAACTGGCGGGCGACACCGCCCGGACCTTACGGCCCCTGGATGCTCCCCTGCCCGAGCGCGGGGAGATCCACGACCGGGACTTCCGTCACACCGATCTACGCGGTCTGGAACTATCAGGGGTGAAATTCATCGACTGCGACTTCCGCGGTGCCGCCTTCGACGACACCGACTTCCACCAGGTGACCTTTAAGTCCTGCCAGCTGCAGGGAGCAAGCTTTACCTCGGCCCGCTTCGGCGTGGACGATGGACCCTTCCGGGTGAGCCCCCTGATCCACTGTGATCTGGACGGGGCGGATTTCCGTGATGCGCAGCTAGTCCGCCTCAGCGTCACCAGGTGCTCGCTGACTAATGCTTGTTTCACGGGCACGATACTCGGTGGGCACTTCCACAGCGCGGATTTCACCGGCGTAGATTTCACCGGTGCGCAGGTCAACGCCCAGGTCGGTGTCTCGGACTGTGTTCTGGATGCCCATGCGCCTGCGGCGTTGCATCAGGCCCAGGCGGAGACGGTCGCCGACCGCGAACGCGCCCGCCAGACCCGTCGAAACGACGACAGTGCCGCGCAGGAGACCTACGCAGCACCCACCATTCATCAACAGGTGTTCGACCACACCCCTGACGGACCCGAACTATAG
- a CDS encoding restriction endonuclease codes for MTAWVIRSGQYGERAEWAWEKGYSGAGWQAVGPELLSCKTREEVQSYAAEKYAHKPQALPNITAQLWMLLGRITIGDLIVMPIKQTREIALGWASTSLQYLHNEEDPSKRLVIGVNWVNRVPRTAVKQDLLYSLGATLTVFSPSRNQAEDRLKALLETGTDPGMRQESLEKAAAVLSSVAAGDTGNDPDVPAIQQDIEEMALDQISELISQEFTGHGLTRLIGDILRAEGFNVEESPEGPDGGIDIIAGRGLLGLESPKILVQVKTPKVDRPVVQQLTGLVSSHEADYGLIVAWGGLTSDARREVMSKRFRLKVWDDQDIIHAVLSNYEKLSSTTTQALPLKQIWVPGETADTALE; via the coding sequence ATGACAGCATGGGTGATCCGGTCGGGACAGTACGGTGAGCGAGCTGAATGGGCTTGGGAAAAAGGGTATTCAGGTGCAGGATGGCAGGCCGTGGGGCCAGAGTTGCTTTCCTGCAAAACCAGGGAAGAAGTGCAGTCCTACGCAGCGGAAAAATATGCGCATAAACCGCAGGCACTTCCGAACATCACCGCGCAGCTGTGGATGCTACTGGGACGCATCACCATCGGTGACTTAATCGTCATGCCTATTAAGCAGACCAGAGAAATCGCTCTGGGGTGGGCCTCTACGTCGTTGCAATATCTGCACAATGAGGAGGATCCGTCTAAGCGTCTGGTAATCGGAGTCAACTGGGTAAACCGTGTTCCTCGTACCGCAGTCAAACAGGATCTATTGTATTCTCTCGGCGCCACGTTGACAGTGTTTTCACCGAGCCGAAATCAAGCGGAAGACCGGTTGAAGGCACTTCTGGAGACTGGAACTGATCCAGGTATGCGTCAGGAATCCCTGGAAAAGGCAGCTGCTGTGCTTTCCTCTGTGGCCGCTGGTGACACCGGCAATGACCCCGATGTGCCCGCGATACAACAAGACATCGAGGAAATGGCGCTGGATCAGATCTCGGAGCTGATCAGTCAGGAATTCACCGGCCATGGACTCACTCGCTTGATCGGCGACATCCTGCGTGCCGAAGGCTTTAACGTCGAGGAATCCCCGGAGGGACCCGACGGGGGAATAGACATTATTGCCGGTCGCGGCCTCCTGGGTTTGGAGTCACCCAAGATCCTGGTTCAGGTGAAAACCCCCAAGGTGGATCGTCCGGTGGTTCAGCAGTTGACCGGACTCGTCAGCTCGCATGAGGCCGACTACGGCCTGATAGTGGCTTGGGGAGGCCTTACCTCAGATGCCCGCCGTGAAGTGATGAGCAAACGGTTCCGGCTGAAGGTGTGGGATGACCAGGACATCATCCACGCCGTGCTGAGTAACTACGAAAAACTATCCAGCACCACCACCCAAGCACTGCCTCTGAAGCAGATCTGGGTGCCAGGAGAGACTGCAGATACTGCGCTTGAGTAA
- a CDS encoding ParA family protein: MIIGIVNVKGGVGKTTSAIYLGTALAQMGRDVTVIDMDHQGSASDWADRAADAGTPLPFPVEISNAKRLGRYVKSLPRDMVVILDTPPGDPQTIDSAVSVSDFVLVPTRSSGIETSRVWDTLPSLEGIPHAVLITSARLGTKSLDLLLAILDEEEVPRFRSVIPLRESVPASWGNVPDRLEGYDSVGREIVETIK; this comes from the coding sequence ATGATCATCGGAATCGTGAATGTGAAAGGTGGCGTCGGCAAAACGACCTCCGCCATCTACCTCGGAACCGCCCTTGCCCAGATGGGTCGTGACGTCACTGTCATCGACATGGACCACCAAGGCTCCGCATCCGACTGGGCAGACCGCGCCGCCGACGCAGGAACACCACTCCCTTTCCCCGTTGAGATCTCCAACGCCAAGCGGCTCGGCAGGTACGTGAAGTCCCTACCCCGCGACATGGTTGTCATCCTTGACACTCCACCCGGGGATCCCCAAACAATCGATTCCGCTGTCAGCGTTTCCGATTTCGTCCTAGTCCCCACCCGCTCGTCCGGTATCGAAACCTCCCGGGTCTGGGACACACTTCCCTCACTCGAAGGCATCCCCCACGCCGTCCTCATAACCTCGGCTCGCCTGGGCACGAAGAGTTTGGATCTTCTCTTGGCGATCTTAGATGAGGAAGAGGTGCCCAGGTTCCGGTCAGTCATCCCGTTGCGCGAGTCTGTACCTGCCTCTTGGGGCAATGTTCCCGACCGGCTTGAGGGTTACGACAGTGTTGGACGAGAGATTGTGGAGACCATCAAATGA